The Brevibacillus brevis genome contains a region encoding:
- a CDS encoding 4'-phosphopantetheinyl transferase superfamily protein, translating to MFPQISTKEFVIKGIDREFRASLCMGYFSVPADFLKIVKFLHPKEFEYYFHLEFERRVKSYLTGRYVAKRAVSFLTGEDSLDRICIEQGILHHPVVNLPNSTHLQVSITHCDDLAAAIAFSEELPMGIDIERISVDRNKVLETQMTVKESNLFSYLPYSYETTLTLFWTVKEALSKILKTGLTTSFHIYEISQVEARDGIVYSLFENFPQYRTASFILGDFVCSITYPKKTEWSVAVVKDVLQEIEYSMINRL from the coding sequence GTGTTTCCACAGATCTCTACGAAAGAATTCGTTATAAAAGGGATAGATAGAGAGTTTCGTGCCAGTTTGTGCATGGGCTACTTTTCAGTTCCCGCAGATTTTTTAAAAATAGTAAAATTCCTGCACCCGAAAGAATTTGAGTACTATTTTCATCTGGAGTTTGAGCGGAGAGTAAAAAGCTACCTGACTGGGAGATATGTCGCCAAACGAGCCGTTTCGTTTCTGACCGGAGAAGACAGCTTAGACCGAATATGTATTGAACAGGGCATTCTTCATCACCCTGTCGTGAACCTACCGAATTCAACCCATCTCCAAGTGAGTATCACCCACTGTGATGATCTTGCAGCTGCCATTGCTTTTTCGGAGGAGCTGCCGATGGGGATTGATATAGAGAGAATTAGCGTTGATAGAAATAAAGTTCTAGAGACGCAAATGACTGTGAAAGAGAGCAACTTGTTTTCGTACTTGCCATATTCCTATGAAACGACCCTCACTCTTTTCTGGACAGTCAAGGAAGCGTTATCCAAAATTTTGAAGACAGGCTTAACAACTTCTTTTCATATCTATGAAATAAGCCAAGTGGAGGCAAGGGACGGGATTGTTTATAGCCTTTTTGAAAACTTTCCTCAATACCGGACGGCATCCTTTATCCTAGGTGACTTTGTGTGTTCAATCACCTACCCGAAAAAGACAGAGTGGAGTGTTGCTGTAGTAAAGGATGTACTTCAGGAAATAGAATACTCCATGATAAATCGCTTATGA